In one Plasmodium falciparum 3D7 genome assembly, chromosome: 14 genomic region, the following are encoded:
- a CDS encoding gamma-tubulin complex component, putative has product MIHEVILSLIGQTGDIIVLVHKNKKTTINGNINIDDYRFEVNNNIHIFLNSEIKIINEIVELGYYFYIINIFFLLVKKNTVYKNITHIHKYNKLNQERKNNKNLKNCNIYDKVNNGYYSSGNDSFSSISSSSDDEEESDDESDSDNDNEEEKNESASGYMTRKEHNKKNSYDNNNKNKMDTYFGVILKNVKSINNASPYGYYANGICNEIKKFIKKYLKKISDVEEYINNNSNTPLTQIVTMLEKKREELLVIINIIKNFLNFQKREEENVIEGECRNKTKEILDYLYEHSLNGNSRIKKIYHKYLKNVGKIFLHQLFSWILYGQLIDPYNEFFIQKRQFIYSDEKKIYLTPEELYENLTLSNVQSLNFEWNYLFFQSLNNLPQCCIDKIAGRKILFIGKSIRILIRSNKWNTSDILKLFPIIKILSKAFDESSKFSLIHSSYYYKDDPNFMSNDPSFVKDGNEDENSNYSNSSSDNSSSYADLSDSSNDNINLYCKEIFDITIEKIRSIIAYKLWKYIVKDINLIKIFDLFKDIYLLNNGDFYDYFLEKSWSLMHIPPNMKNEILLKSMAWKNSSVLVEEYCKSKYENKKDKLIIDNYDNSLFTHIYSNNHDSKEEQSNFFFHNNANSSYYTFDTDTSENFISKYFYPRISYKKFSYDTFEGEKFDNLILGGMCYIYDNKIVLNDFYKGIQTLFKKKYYDYDNIFSVCINNYRQQILRGFKHGFDFSVNFNNFFDNQLYDQDITRNNINEQNFVKDNNISNKNYDGKNNEDHFLVGSCFALVIHSVNNPLLYKTDILNSSQGYWGTLGDCLSVEIRVKFYEKKKTINHPNINNNIQNNISDVILGDVEIEVSLYIGGKGISSFVHNSNSYSIDYNKECILNNKLLEDSLNQERERTYQEDDHENDLKNIKKKGRIYPMGISQEISNTSENMRYSNNYYKDDNNSSYNINNSSNDREQYPVLKIQSNKQTFYNINKNTITKFRVRINCLKHTFSVYIQKLDEYNLNFNNTKNKIKPIIHIRALDMTQAFSLDIGNAYIGLYTCPILFKHKLLKKKSKLNEWFKNFYNVNMSDDMSTIYEKNKNINIHNENANGTIENEIRNRDNLALNRNYQDTTKNNNNNNNIKYNREIDSEDDIFPYKKRNIKNSENRLLFSCYDCSVEIYKWFHQSYKSAIEIPEIDIDNETLIFYDKQINKNIKIHSGLNLWNNIEIHFKLTWPIALIINTNTIYTYNSIFQFLFLLSRIHYNLKILCYHNRNLYKYLYYGKGSSLFSYLFSIRYKMQFFFSHVIRYLQEDIINYEYKLMSTQIHKSKDFEYTKSVHDLYISQIATKCFLRIQDLTYPLMELIDTSFKFCYFFQCLVENELFTDILNNEISNDKDNHEHMKNEKKKKKDHSNIDTFIIDEDDKNEDLKQVIEKLLQYNDIFNDKLIVVINEMIGISSNNNHAYIIHLLTILDFNSYITKIKDSRKKYNDLNSNKNSKNDEIKNLNKNIIEDDNVMKETHIDKTSHLQRNNFNINNSNDEKMEYQDIENIHIIDNYDVDKNHSYNPNISNLENNSTNILSQINIINGINELNEKNTPLKSRIVNNFNNLLYNNIDLTSNIKPNDLSPYNQHMIMPQTNEGFLNGNINIGSETMLNNNKYNNYNYSYNNIMNSQNNIINSHNNIMDSHNNIINNHSNIMNSYNNTANNNYNSLIDKYSNILNSYMNNTSSIYNSPKNFINNSNINSYNSILNTSKLRNINNISSVSNNISNDYNTNNINKSSHNILHYDDNDDNNNISNDIGSIPKQIKLSNINKSIYDPNVLNNNNTTTDNIATNNLNNLMDIKVKNQFNVQNIIDQYNYNTLSKNNISLNNTYNINKISTLSPLNKVENTLNYSNIPLHIYHSENNTPKKSDHP; this is encoded by the coding sequence ATGATACATGAAGTTATATTAAGTTTAATAGGTCAAACTGGAGATATAATAGTATTagttcataaaaataagaagacAACGATAAATGGCAATATTAATATAGATGATTATCGTTTTGAAGTaaacaataatattcatatatttttaaattcagaaataaaaataataaatgaaattgTGGAATTAGgttattatttctatataataaacattttttttttattagtaaAGAAGAATACCgtttataagaatataactcatatacataaatataataaattaaatcaagaaagaaaaaataataaaaatctaaaaaattgtaatatatatgataaagtAAACAATGGATATTATAGCTCAGGTAACGATAGCTTTTCATCTATAAGTTCCTCTtctgatgatgaagaagaaagtGATGATGAGAGTGATagtgataatgataatgaggAAGAAAAGAATGAATCTGCATCAGGTTATATGACAAGAAaagaacataataaaaagaattcatatgataataataataaaaataaaatggataCATATTTTGGTGTGATTTTGAAAAATGTGAAAAGTATAAATAATGCTAGTCCATACGGATATTATGCAAACGGTATATGCaacgaaataaaaaaatttataaaaaaatatttaaaaaaaattagtgatgtagaagaatatattaataataatagtaacacACCTTTAACTCAAATTGTTACTATGTTAGAGAAGAAAAGAGAAGAATTGTtagtaataattaatataataaaaaattttttaaattttcaaaaacgagaagaagaaaatgtaaTTGAGGGGGAGTGTAGAAATAAgacaaaagaaatattagattatttatatgaacattCATTAAATGGAAATtcaagaataaaaaaaatatatcataaatatttaaaaaatgtaggtaaaatatttttacatcaATTATTTTCTTGGATACTTTATGGACAATTAATAGATCCATataatgaattttttatacaaaaaagacaatttatatattcagatgaaaaaaaaatttatttaacgccagaagaattatatgaaaatttaaCTTTATCTAATGTACAAAGTTTAAATTTTGAAtggaattatttattttttcaatcACTTAATAATTTACCTCAATGTTGTATAGACAAAATAGCGGGAAGGAAAATTTTGTTTATCGGAAAATCTATTCGTATATTAATTCGAAGTAATAAGTGGAATACAagtgatatattaaaactatttcctattataaaaatattatcaaaagCATTTGATGAGTCTTcaaaattttctttaatacattcttcatattattataaagatgATCCTAATTTTATGTCAAATGATCCAAGTTTTGTAAAAGATGGAAATGAAGATGAAAACTCTAATTATTCAAATAGTAGTTCAGATAATTCGTCCTCATATGCTGATTTATCTGATTCatcaaatgataatattaatttatattgtaaAGAAATATTTGACATTACTATTGAAAAAATTAGAAGCATAATTGCATATAAATTATGGAAATATATTGTTAAAGATatcaatttaataaaaatttttgatttatttaaagatatctatttattaaataatggaGATTTTTATGATTACTTTTTAGAAAAATCATGGTCCTTAATGCATATTCCAccaaatatgaaaaatgaaattttGTTAAAAAGTATGGCATGGAAAAATTCTTCCGTATTAGTTGAAGAATATTGTAAATcgaaatatgaaaataaaaaagacaaattaataatagataattatgataattcaTTATTTACTCATATTTATAGTAATAATCATGATTCTAAAGAAGAACAatcgaattttttttttcataataacgCTAATTCGTCTTATTATACTTTTGATACAGATACTTCAGAAAATTTTATCtccaaatatttttatccaaGAATTTcgtataaaaaattttcttaTGATACTTTTGAAGGAGAAAAATttgataatttaatattaggTGGaatgtgttatatatatgataacaaAATAGTATTGAATGACTTCTATAAAGGAATACAAACactttttaagaaaaaatattatgattatgataatatatttagtgtatgtataaataattatagacAACAAATTTTGAGAGGATTTAAACATGGTTTTGATTTTTCTGTAAACTTTAATAACTTTTTTGATAACCAATTATATGATCAGGATATaacaagaaataatataaatgaacaaaattttgtaaaagataataatatatctaacaaaaattatgatggtaaaaataatgaagatcATTTTCTTGTAGGGTCATGTTTTGCCTTAGTAATTCATTCAGTAAACAACCCATTACTTTACAAAacagatatattaaatagttCCCAAGGATACTGGGGTACTTTAGGTGATTGTTTATCGGTTGAAATAAGAGTAAAATtttatgagaaaaaaaaaacaataaatcatccgaatataaataataacatacaAAATAACATATCAGATGTAATTTTAGGAGATGTAGAAATTGAGGTTTCTTTATACATAGGAGGAAAAGGAATATCATCATTTGTTCACAACAGTAATAGTTATTCAattgattataataaagaatgtATTTTAAATAACAAATTATTAGAAGATAGTTTAAACCAAGAAAGAGAAAGGACATATCAAGAAGATGATCATGAAAATGATCtaaagaatataaagaaaaaaggaaGGATATACCCTATGGGTATATCACAAGAAATTAGTAATACAAGTGAAAATATGAGgtatagtaataattattataaggatgataataatagtagttataatattaataatagtagtaatgatAGGGAACAATATCCTGTACTAAAAATACAAAGTAATAAACAAACATTttacaatattaataaaaatactaTAACAAAATTTCGTGTACGAATAAATTGTTTGAAACATACCTTTAgtgtatatatacaaaaattagATGAATAcaatttaaattttaataatacaaaaaataagataaaaccaattatacatattagaGCATTAGATATGACCCAAGCGTTTTCATTAGACATTGGAAATGCATACATAGGTCTTTATACCTGTCCAATATTATTTAAGCATAAATtgttgaagaaaaaaagtaaGCTAAATGAATggtttaaaaatttttataatgttaaTATGTCAGATGATATGTCTACTATTtatgagaaaaataaaaatattaatatacataatgaaAATGCAAATGGGACtatagaaaatgaaataagAAATAGAGATAATCTAGCTTTAAATAGAAACTACCAAGACACcactaaaaataataataataataataatattaaatataatagagAAATTGATTCTGAGGATGATATATTTCCATATAAAAAgcgaaatataaaaaattcagAAAATCGTCTTTTATTTAGTTGTTATGATTGTTCagttgaaatatataaatggttTCATCAGTCTTACAAGTCTGCTATTGAAATTCCTGAAATTGATATAGATAATGAAACgttaatattttatgataaacaaataaataagaatataaaaatacatagtGGATTAAATTTATGgaataatatagaaatacATTTTAAGCTTACTTGGCCCATTgctttaataataaatacgaatactatatatacatataattctatttttcaatttttatttcttttaagtcgtattcattataatttaaaaattttatgttatcataatagaaatttatataaatatttatattatggaAAAGGAagttcattattttcttatttattttctattagatataaaatgcaattttttttttctcatgtTATAAGATATTTACaagaagatataataaattatgaatataaactAATGAGTACTCAAATACATAAATCTAAAGATTTTGAATATACTAAATCTGTtcatgatttatatatttctcaaATAGCAACCAAATGTTTTTTAAGAATTCAAGATTTAACGTATCCTTTAATGGAACTAATAGATACCTCTTttaaattttgttatttttttcaatgtCTTGTggaaaatgaattatttacggatattttaaataatgaaatatcaAATGATAAGGACAATCATGAgcatatgaaaaatgaaaaaaaaaaaaaaaaagatcatTCAAATATTGACACCTTTATAATagatgaagatgataaaaatgaagatttAAAACAAGTAATAGAAAAGCTACTtcaatataatgatatatttaatgataaaCTAATTGTTGTTATTAATGAAATGATAGGTATCAGttctaataataatcatgcttatattattcatttattaacTATATTAGATTTTAATAGTTATATAACCAAAATTAAAGATTCacgtaaaaaatataatgatttaaactcaaataaaaattcaaaaaatgatgaaattaaaaatttaaataaaaatattattgaaGATGATAATGTAATGAAAGAAACGCATATAGACAAAACTTCACATCTTCAAAGAAATAActtcaatataaataattcaaatgatgaaaaaatggaatatcaagatattgaaaatattcatattattgatAATTACGACGTAGATAAAAACCATAGTTATAATCCTAACATATCAAATCTTGAAAATAATTCAACGAATATATTgtcacaaataaatataataaatggaataaatgaattaaatgaaaaaaatacaccCTTAAAAAGTAGAATAGTTAACaactttaataatttattatataataatattgatctCACATCGAATATAAAACCAAATGATTTAAGTCCATACAATCAACATATGATCATGCCTCAAACTAATGAAGGTTTCTTAAatggtaatataaatataggaAGTGAAACCATgctaaataataataaatataataattataactacagctataataatataatgaatagtcaaaataatattattaatagtcataataatattatggatagtcataataatattattaataatcatAGTAACATAATGAATAGTTATAATAACACagcaaataataattataattcatTAATTGATAAATACTCAAACATATTGAATAGCTACATGAATAATACTAGTTCAATTTACAATTCTCCAAAGAATTTTATAAACAATTCGAATATAAATTCATACAATTCTATATTAAATACAAGCAAATTGaggaatataaataatatttcaagTGTATCTAACAATATAAGTAATGATTACAatactaataatataaacaaaagtagtcataatatattacattatgatgataatgatgataataataatataagtaatGATATAGGTAGTATCCCCAAACAAATCAAATTAAGCAATATAAACAAAAGTATCTATGATCCaaatgttttaaataataacaatactACTACAGATAATATTGCaacaaataatttaaataaccTAATGGATATTAAAGTTAAAAATCAGTTTAAcgtacaaaatataatagatcaatataattataataccctgtcaaaaaataatatttccttAAACAATActtataacataaataaaattagtaCCTTATCTCCATTAAACAAAGTGGAAAATACCTTAAATTATAGTAACATTCCATTACACATTTATCACAGTGAAAATAATACACCAAAAAAATCAGACCATccataa